GTTGTTTCCCCTATTTTAAGGCCATCTTGTGCCAGCGCTATTTGAGGCGTTTGTTAACAATGTTCTGTTCACGTTCACGTGGCAAAAATTCCAAGTGCACCAAAATCTCTCGTTCCAGATTCATTCTTGTGGCCAGGAAGAGAAGAGAGCAAGATTATGTGGTTCGTTGCTACGCATTACGGTTTGCTTGGAATTTTTACTGTGCGAACAGGAACTGAACCAGCGTGTGAAACGCACAAGGATCTTTTGACTAGGAAGCATGCAGCGGAAATTTCCCACGTTTCAGTGCAGCGTTTCCTTAACTTACCGCCGACTAGTGGCCCGGCATGCTTATTACACCTTTGTCTGACCTGAATCTTAAAATGCAGAAAATGTTagatagaaaaagaaaaaaacaaaacaatcatacAGTTTTTAAAAGGTTGTCAACATACGCTGAGACTCCGGATGCCCTCTACTAGCCACAAAGCTCAAATTGTTGTCCGGGCAACGGATCATGCTACATCGAGATGGCGCTGACGTCAGTAGGGACGCATTCTCGTCAGCCATTTAAGGCGCCTTCTGGAGgcaattcagtttttatttctaaGAAATGACAGGCAGGCAGGCATGACAGCGATGTCATCCGCCCGCTTGCTAAATTTAGCTCTTTAAATTCTATCGGGCCCTGAAGGCGTATGATTATTTCGATGGAGGTTTCCAGCTTGATGGGCGAGCTTATTTCGGACATGGAAGCATGTTGTCCTGTGCTGTTCCCCACCAGCAAACTGGGAAACGAGTGTCTTCTCTTCCTCGGTGTCCTTGAACACAACATCCTATGCATGTTATggtgcaatgtgttttttttaggactTGCAGCGCAAGGCAGTGAAAGTCACAAACCTAACAACGTGCTTTTGTAAACATCGCAAGTAATTTTGCGTTTTCCCAAACGTGTTGTTTAGTAGgaatcaaagacaatttagttttttatgAACCTTACATACGCGTCTACGAACCCAACGTGCGTTTTCCGTAAACATCGCCCATTCAGTGGCTTGAGATCTATTTTTTcgtaaacaaagacaatttagtctacAATTATCCTTACGTACTATGTTAATGAACCTAATGTTCGTTTTTCCATATACATCAGTTGGTCTTCAACCAACCTTACATATGTTTATGAACCTAATGCACGTAAACACCAAAGACAATGTTTCAATGGCCTTAACggtttctttttaaaaacaccaaagacaattttgtcttcaatgaGCCTTACAGTCTGCGTCTGCGACCCTAAATGTACTTGTTTTCATAAACAACAATTTAACCTTCCAACAAAATGATGTCTAAAAACCTAATGTACTTTTGTCTAAACATCgaagacaaattttttttaaattcaccttACATGCGCGTTAACAAAACTGACGTAGTGTACGTCAACACCAAATACACATTTGCATAAAAGGAAACCTACTTATGATTACAAACCAAATGTACGTGTTTACAAACCTAACGTAGCTACATACGTTGGTAGATGCAGTGTCCTTGAACGCAACACGTTTGGTTCGGCATCTTCCAAAGCAACGTTTGAGGCAGTTAATTTGCACAGCTGACACCTGAGCCGAGTCGCTTTACGTTGCCGGCGGCGTTTATAGTCACCATCGCGTCACGCGAGGGACGCCGTGTAATCAACTTAGTCGCCGTCGTCCAGGTGCAAACTTTAACGTCATGTAAAATGACCACAGTCGAGTACCAATTATCAGACAGATTgtttcttttaatgtttttgagCGTTACCAAAAAGAAAATTCTAATAATTGATGGAAAACATTCTTTATCTtacgtcatccatccattttgatcaccgcttctcctcactagggtcacgcgggcctatcccagctatcttcgggcgagaggcgcggtacagcctgaaccggtcgccagccaatcgcagggcaacaatttagtctttgattcaggattttattatttacatgtGTTTATGAGCCTAACGTACGTCTTTGTGTATGAATCAAAGACAGATTAGTTTTCAATGAACTTTACACACAACATGCAACAGCATCCCTTGCATTCAATCCAAATATCGATAATATCGATACCAGCATTGATCAATAATGATGGCTGCTTTAGTTTTTCCTCATCAGGTTTAGGCAAATATTTCTTTGAACTCCAGGTTTCTTAAAGTTCTTTACACGAGATAATTGGATTACTGTAGTCCACCCTCGGtgttgacacccccccccccccccccccccccccccccccccccccctttcctcaCTGTCACCATCCTCGCCCTCGTCACAAGTGCGCAATCACTTGGTAATGGGGCTCGGGGCAGCTGGCAGGTGGTCCTGGCAGAACTTATAAAAGGCGGCGGCGCCCCCACGGAGGCTCCGACGATGCGACGACCACCATGACGATGGAGCGCACTTTGCGGCAACGCCTCTTCTTGGTCTTGAGCTTGTGTGTCCTCAAGGGAGACTGCAGATATATCGAGGTAGGACGGTCTTCACTCACCAACATCCTCATCACCATCAGGCGAACATTCTCCTCTCCTCTACCGTGCAGGATAATGACGTCCTAAAGGATGAATTATACTCCTTCTTCAACTCAGAGCTGCGCAGGGAGACACCCCAGGACTTGATCCTGTACCGACGACCACTGCGtgagtcaaacacacacacacacacacacacacacttttcacgACTTCTGCTGATtgcctgtcaatcaaaacactTTGGACAAACCTAACATTATgtgttttggaaaacaaaagacaatttagtcttcaataaactggttacatgttgctttttttaaatattaacaatttagagtctgcaacaAACCTAACGAAATCATTATGTGGCCATTGAAAAACAATCGtcagccttcaattaaccttaacctcatgtttttcatttaaaataaactgaTTGTGCTTTTCTCAAATATTAATTTACAGACTTCGACAAATCTAACACGTTTTTCTGAATTAACTTTAGTGTTTTCTAAAACATCTAAGACAATGTCGACTTTTCATTGGAAGATCATTTGTTAACGTTGAAGACGGCTGACGTTCGGGTTTAGGTTACTTTGTTCGTAGCAATAAGAAGATTCCTTTTGCAGCTAAAGTTAGACATGTAACACACATTTAGACAACTACCACAACAgaagacacacaaaaagtaGTCAAGGCTACCATCAAAGCTAATTTATAAACCGAAaaaatacgttccaaaaaaataaacaaaccttACTTCTACCTTAGTTGCGCAATGTTACTATGCCTTGGTTTAATCGTCAGTAAACCGATTAggtgttgtcgttttttttttacaattacaatgTAGAATTTACAATTTTCCCCACCGACAGTTTAgccgtcaattaacctaacatacatCACATGAATACAAAACTGATGCATGGGTCCTCATGTTTACAATCTTACATCAAGCGCCATGTGGACGTTTCAAATGAAGTATGTTTTTACGAGCCTAACTTCCATGACTTTGAATAAATCAGACAATTTAGTCCGTGAGCCTTACAACGTTTTTGTAAGCAGTCTTCAGTAGAGAATATATACACAGTTTTGTATAAATCAAAGAAACCTGAGTCATGTTTAAGGTCAACGTACTCAAGTTTTGTACATTTCAAAGACATTTTCGTCAATGAACcttctatatatatttatcgTAGGACTATGTGGTTTTATAAATATCAAAGGCATGTGTGTGTCTCAGGTTGTGTGGACATGGTGGCGGTGGAGGGTCGCTTCACCTTCACGGCCGAGCATCCCCAGCTCAACTGCGCCGCCTTCTTCGCGGCCGAGCCCGACGAGGTCGTCAGCGTGGAGTATGACAGCGTCGACGTCGACTGCCAGGCGGGGGACGTCATCACGGTGAGGCCGGCGCCGCCGCAGGAAATCTGATTTCAGTGCTGAGAGATGGTAAAAGCAGAAAAGTGAGGactagaacaaaaacaaacaaaacaaaatgctaacCTGTGAAAAGGCACGTGATTGCAAAGCCATTTTTGCGACAGACGCGACCTCGATCAACACACCATGTTTGGAATGGATGTGCTATTACTTTGATTTAGTGTGAATTCTGTGGAAAATGGTATAAATCAAAGCTAACCTCGATTAATATCGAAATGTGTACTATGTTTAGAATATAGGCGCTATTACTCTGGGCAAGGGTGACTGCCGTGAGTGTTATTCTACAATAAGAAAAATGcgaaattgtaacatttaaATGCAGTGTCGTAGCAACGACGTTTGATGACAGATAAAACTTGGATCAAAATTAATATGTTCACTATGTTCAAAACGTCTGTGGTATTACTTTGAGCTCATGTTCATGTTAtcggagaaaaagaaaaatgctaaatgctaacttTCACCAGCGTGTAATGGAAGCACCATTTTTCGGCAAATCTGACCTCAATTAAGAAAAAATTATGCACTATGTTAACAATGTGTGTGCTATTACTTTGAGCTAGTGTGAATGTTATTTGAGAACAagtgctaaatgctaacatttaaaCAACATGTAatagcagtatttttttttttttttgctaattcTGACCTTATACACGGCATGCATGTTTGGAACAAATATGAATGCTGctctagaaaaagaaaaacgctaaatgctaacattgaAACATCACGTAATAGTAGTAAACACGCTAAAACGCTTGGATCGCACAGCCCATCGACGCAATCCCCATAAGTATTTCGTATTTGATCTTGAAGATGTTTGACGGCTGGGTGATGAAGGGCGAGAAGTTCCCCAGCTCGCAGGACCACCCGCTGTCCCCGCGCGAGCGCTACGTGGACTACTGTGACTCCGCCACTTCCGCCAGGAGTAGCGTGCGCTCCTCGCAGAACGTGGCCATGATCTTCTTCCGTGTGCACAACGCCGGCAGCAGCTTCACCGTGACGTTCAGGAAGCTCGCCAACCCTTTCCGTAAGTAAATGCGATCCTtaatgtgtttgaatgtgatttttttaatactaaacacagccacatctcgATTaacatagtttttttccttaatgttaTGAATAGTTTTGGCAATGGGTTCCCcatttttggcttgagcacctgccccccaaaatgtctgtgcatgtgcctgcCCATTTTGTTTCGTTAACTACATGTAGAAGAAATCCTTTGCGCTTGCGGAAACAAGAGCGATTTGAATATTTTGCAACCATTACGTGTCTGATAGCTAAAAGTAGTAAGACACACTTGACGAACATGGCAGCCATTTTGATCTTGATTACGGTCATGccatattgcaagcatttctgCAGTTTAGCACCTTCTAAACGTTAAGCAATTACAATTTTCTTGTTCTAAATTAACATTGACACTACTCGACAAAACATTAATTTGATGACCAAACGATAACATACGGCCAATGTAAGAAACTAGCGAAGCGACTTCCATTTTGTTTCTAGAAATCGTAATTCTGATACCTTGTGTGTCATATGTCCAGAAAGAGTCTAAAATCTAATGTCTTGACAGCTAAAAGGAATTACACTCATTTTAATCTTGAACAAGTTGTGATCTGTCACAAAATGTCGCTGTTATTACGCACCGTTTGATTGTGAGCATCGTGCATTTTTCTTGTTCTAGAACAATAACGTTCACCGTTTACGTGACAATTAACGTGCCACGTTTGCCTCGTTGCAGCTTGCAATATCATCTCGCAGTCACCACAGGGCACTTTCACCATGGTGAGCCCACAGCAGCAAAGGAACTGCAGCTTCTCCATCGTCTACCCAGTTGAGGTCGACATCTCCGAATTTTCCTCGTTGGGGCTCCGCGGCAATTTCCCGAAGGTGAAGCGACACACACCAAGCACTGACTAAATGTCTGCCTCATGCCGTACTAATATGTTTACATTGGGTTAGACCAGATCAAAGTATTAGGttttttaaaactgaatttTTATTGGCATattcaatttttaattttttgtggcATGTGGTCTGAAGCATATGCcgttataaatacattttaaaatattaaaaaatgtatttacatacaGTCCATATACAATAACCACATTACTACCACATCATAATACAGACATTCTCCCAAATGTGAATAACTatgttctgtaaaaaaaaaagctatattttatatattttttacatcaaatctgcaaattgtgagatgtctaactgattttcattgttcctgtaacagtgacaataaagttctaTTCGACATACATATTTTGTAATCGTTTTATAAATTAGTTTTGGCATGGGGCATATTAAAACaccttttcccaaaaatattttattggcCCACAACGTagtacaaaataattgttttatttttttatagcacCCCATGGCATGTTctatttacaatgttttttttgttttttttaataatactgGCCGGCAAcaaattctatttttaaaaaaatatgtttttttaatgtttttattttattaatttaaaaaaaagtttgtttcctgTCCACAGAATTGACCCATAGCATATTCCAATTTgtttaagatttatttatttttatttttgacagacCACGTcatataaaaaagaaatgtgttttgtttggacCAAAACAATGTTGACtgcctctccccccccccccccccccccccccctcccaagtGGCCCACGTCCGGGTGCGCTTCCGACTCCGAGGACATGGTGCAGCTTCTGGGGGGAAACGGTCTGGACACGTCCAAAATGCTCCCCGTCACGGAGCTCTGCAGCTCCTCCGCTGGGTCAAGTGAGTACTACACATTAGTAGCtgcattctattctattcagACCCAGCCCAAGGCATAAGGCAACTAAGACCAATTGGGGTCCCCGAAGAGCAATTAGCAGTCAGCAGAGACtggaatacatttgttttactcGTCTGACTGTGGACAATGACACATCTCCACAAGGTCTTATGCTcttgttcttgggttgatatgcacatttcagACCAAAGCACGTTCATCTCTGGGACATAGAACATGTATATACTTTCATATAATTGTTTGGACAGATGAATGAGGCaacttcaggcatctggaaattgcacccaagtaTGCACCAGAtttgtgcaagtccacaatcCTCGTCCtgatatcttggctgatttttattttatttatttttatacttttcCATAATGTCACATAAGTATGCCTAGTTCAATTGcatccacaggtgtgtctctaatGGACTCATATGTTGTCAATCAAAcaatcagaagcttccaaagacatGACATAATCTGGGTTt
The sequence above is a segment of the Phyllopteryx taeniolatus isolate TA_2022b chromosome 15, UOR_Ptae_1.2, whole genome shotgun sequence genome. Coding sequences within it:
- the LOC133465243 gene encoding corticotropin-releasing factor-binding protein-like, with amino-acid sequence MTMERTLRQRLFLVLSLCVLKGDCRYIEDNDVLKDELYSFFNSELRRETPQDLILYRRPLRCVDMVAVEGRFTFTAEHPQLNCAAFFAAEPDEVVSVEYDSVDVDCQAGDVITMFDGWVMKGEKFPSSQDHPLSPRERYVDYCDSATSARSSVRSSQNVAMIFFRVHNAGSSFTVTFRKLANPFPCNIISQSPQGTFTMVSPQQQRNCSFSIVYPVEVDISEFSSLGLRGNFPKWPTSGCASDSEDMVQLLGGNGLDTSKMLPVTELCSSSAGSSHVKVGCDNTVVRMVSSGRYVNRVSFSYRLLDSQELQKLRVNNVEDFCFAN